One genomic window of Chitinophagaceae bacterium includes the following:
- a CDS encoding DMT family protein, with the protein MKSLQTIGLLVLSNIFMTLAWYGHLKFREFKWFAALPLIIVVLISWGIALFEYFFQVPANRIGFNENGGPFSLVQLKVIQEVITLVVFTVFTVLFFKNEAWRWNHFVGFSLLVLAVYFIFRK; encoded by the coding sequence ATGAAATCACTTCAAACTATCGGCTTACTAGTTTTATCCAATATATTTATGACGCTGGCCTGGTACGGTCATCTCAAATTCCGCGAGTTCAAATGGTTTGCCGCGTTGCCGCTAATAATTGTGGTACTGATCAGTTGGGGCATTGCATTGTTTGAATATTTTTTCCAGGTGCCGGCAAACCGCATTGGTTTTAATGAAAATGGTGGACCGTTTTCATTAGTTCAATTGAAAGTGATTCAGGAAGTGATCACACTCGTTGTATTCACCGTTTTTACAGTATTGTTTTTTAAGAATGAAGCATGGAGATGGAATCACTTTGTTGGATTTTCATTACTGGTGCTTGCGGTGTATTTTATTTTCAGGAAATGA
- a CDS encoding VCBS repeat-containing protein, whose protein sequence is MRFFTKLSLLSCFIILCCLSGINAQVSFLNANAKLSATNIHSGCPVAVIDINGDGLDDIVRLDQAHLLYIDYQRPGLTFDHHYIGDYGGGSSWAWGLCVADVDHNGFKDVVAGGYGPAVKIMKLDNTGTAGALYSLPASNFFLQNVNFADVNNDGWEDIFGCDDNAESHIWLNSGNGNYTVSSIIDFDVTNTDDSGNYGSVWTDFDNDGDVDLYIAKCRQAINDPSDGRRIDALFVNDGNNNYTSDAASYGLADSAQTWTANFGDIDNDGDLDVIQTDYDVPANLLENDGTGHMTNITSGSGFNMSIIPIESVMEDFDNDGFIDILVTGSDYQFFHNNGNKTFTKLPGIFGTDNMESFAIGDLNHDGKIDVYASYANIYTSPTSIDDVYWLNTVADGNHFLTINLTGTTSNTGALGARAEIYGAWGKQIREVKAGESYGTCNTASLHFGTGTATTIDSAIIRWPSGIITTIVNPAVDQFISLIENECVTPDLTISNSGGTIICPGQFVTLSASDVPADYSYLWSNGATTQSVTINSTGDYNVKISSSSNSCISTSKTISITQNPIEIPIVTVSGALTFCEGGSVVLSGPPSTSYAWSNGASTQSIIVTTSGSYAITVPGTCQLITSDPITVIALVSPEPVANDVYLPEPGTATLTASGDAVSWYDAPSGGLLLGSGSSYVTPFVTDSATYYAENTTAFGADTFYAGQKYHEGNLYSGSTSTNSSIIFNVSKTCVLKSVKVYTDTPGERLIEWRNHNGGVIQSAMINIPMDSSRITLNFNLVPGNDYELTTNTNQNNIFWGHDGPRLQRSDVGVAYPYVISDYISMTGSPNGSEVYYYFYDWEVDNIPTLCVSNRTPVTVYIDFASGVSQVDAAGIWQVFPNPTAGFVTITSDVAQTEPIHLQLVDITGRILLTQVETGLKQGATTQLDLSGFSSGIYFLNVETEGNRQQHKVIIQ, encoded by the coding sequence ATGAGATTTTTTACAAAACTTTCCCTGCTTAGCTGCTTCATCATCCTATGTTGCTTATCAGGAATAAATGCACAGGTAAGTTTCCTGAATGCCAATGCAAAACTTTCCGCAACCAACATTCACAGTGGTTGTCCGGTTGCAGTTATTGACATTAATGGTGATGGCCTTGATGACATTGTGAGGTTGGATCAGGCGCACCTGCTTTACATCGATTACCAGCGACCCGGATTAACTTTCGACCATCATTATATTGGTGATTACGGAGGAGGCTCTTCATGGGCCTGGGGATTGTGTGTGGCTGATGTAGATCATAATGGTTTTAAAGATGTAGTGGCAGGTGGTTATGGTCCGGCTGTAAAAATTATGAAACTCGACAATACCGGCACAGCAGGAGCCTTGTATAGTTTGCCTGCCTCTAATTTCTTTCTTCAGAATGTAAATTTTGCAGATGTAAATAATGATGGCTGGGAAGATATTTTCGGATGTGATGACAATGCTGAAAGTCATATCTGGCTGAACAGCGGCAATGGCAATTACACAGTCTCCTCCATTATTGACTTTGATGTAACCAATACCGACGATTCTGGAAACTATGGAAGCGTATGGACTGATTTTGATAATGACGGCGACGTGGATCTTTACATTGCAAAATGCAGACAAGCGATTAACGATCCATCAGATGGCCGCAGGATTGATGCACTCTTTGTGAATGACGGAAACAACAACTATACTTCTGATGCAGCTTCATACGGACTTGCGGACAGTGCGCAAACATGGACTGCAAATTTCGGTGACATTGATAATGACGGCGACCTCGACGTAATTCAGACAGATTATGACGTACCTGCAAACCTCCTGGAAAATGATGGCACAGGGCACATGACCAATATTACTTCCGGATCAGGTTTTAACATGAGTATTATTCCCATTGAATCCGTGATGGAAGATTTCGATAATGATGGTTTTATTGATATTCTTGTTACTGGAAGTGATTACCAGTTCTTCCACAATAACGGCAACAAGACTTTTACAAAACTGCCCGGCATTTTCGGAACCGACAACATGGAATCTTTTGCCATTGGAGATCTGAACCACGATGGAAAAATTGATGTGTATGCAAGTTATGCCAACATTTATACAAGTCCGACGTCCATTGATGATGTCTATTGGTTGAACACGGTTGCGGATGGCAATCACTTTCTGACCATTAACTTAACAGGAACAACAAGCAATACCGGCGCATTAGGAGCACGCGCGGAAATTTATGGTGCTTGGGGAAAACAAATCCGCGAAGTGAAGGCCGGTGAAAGCTATGGAACCTGCAACACAGCAAGTCTCCATTTCGGAACGGGCACCGCAACAACAATTGATTCTGCGATCATCCGCTGGCCATCCGGCATAATTACTACTATCGTGAATCCGGCAGTTGACCAGTTTATCAGTTTGATAGAAAATGAATGTGTAACACCTGATCTTACGATCAGCAACAGTGGAGGAACAATCATCTGTCCCGGACAATTTGTAACGCTTTCAGCAAGTGATGTTCCTGCCGACTATTCGTATCTCTGGTCAAATGGAGCTACAACGCAATCAGTCACTATTAACAGCACAGGTGATTACAATGTAAAAATCAGTTCCTCCTCCAACTCTTGCATCAGCACTTCAAAAACAATTTCCATTACACAAAATCCGATTGAAATTCCTATTGTTACAGTGTCCGGTGCATTAACTTTTTGTGAAGGAGGAAGCGTGGTGTTGTCAGGTCCACCTTCCACTTCTTATGCATGGTCAAACGGCGCATCCACACAATCAATTATAGTTACAACTTCGGGTTCTTATGCTATCACTGTTCCCGGGACCTGCCAGCTAATTACTTCAGATCCAATCACGGTCATTGCATTGGTATCACCGGAACCGGTTGCCAATGATGTTTACCTGCCTGAACCCGGCACAGCAACACTAACTGCATCCGGTGATGCAGTTTCATGGTATGATGCGCCATCAGGAGGATTGCTGTTGGGCAGCGGAAGCTCATATGTAACACCTTTCGTAACAGATTCTGCAACTTACTATGCAGAAAACACAACTGCATTTGGCGCAGATACTTTTTATGCAGGTCAAAAATACCATGAAGGAAATTTATACAGCGGCAGCACCAGCACCAACAGCAGTATTATTTTTAATGTTTCAAAAACTTGTGTATTGAAATCTGTGAAAGTGTATACCGATACACCGGGTGAGCGATTGATTGAATGGAGAAATCATAATGGAGGAGTTATTCAAAGCGCGATGATTAATATTCCAATGGACTCGAGCCGCATCACACTTAACTTCAACCTGGTTCCCGGTAATGATTATGAGTTGACCACTAATACGAATCAGAACAACATTTTTTGGGGACATGACGGTCCCCGACTCCAAAGAAGCGATGTTGGTGTTGCATATCCTTATGTGATCAGCGATTACATTTCAATGACCGGCTCGCCCAATGGAAGTGAAGTTTACTACTATTTTTATGATTGGGAAGTAGACAACATTCCAACACTTTGCGTCAGTAACCGCACACCAGTAACCGTTTATATTGATTTTGCTTCAGGCGTCTCACAAGTTGATGCTGCAGGCATTTGGCAGGTATTCCCTAATCCGACGGCTGGTTTTGTTACTATAACTTCCGATGTTGCGCAAACCGAACCCATCCATCTGCAACTGGTGGATATTACCGGCAGGATATTGCTGACACAAGTAGAAACCGGACTGAAGCAGGGAGCTACCACTCAGCTTGACCTTAGCGGATTTTCAAGCGGTATTTACTTTTTGAATGTCGAAACTGAAGGTAACAGGCAGCAGCATAAGGTGATTATTCAATAG
- a CDS encoding T9SS type A sorting domain-containing protein, with protein sequence MLLSRRLFSVIAIGAVIVLSFAAVKKNDAESFHSKLEMSYFDEEGVRSPIDSGQYFLESIRCKGCHGYDTLQVANVDSNGTDINLYDDWQTTMMANSAKDPLWRAKVSHEILVNPGHAGELQTKCTACHAPLGHFTAVFHGATSYTIDDLMNDTLGLDGVSCGGCHEIGTENLGTAFSGAIPYDTTKKEFGPFQNPLTGPMQLYEGFTPTYSTHMSKSQVCSSCHTLITHTADLEGNYTGNTFIEQATYHEWLNSAFSQDNITCQSCHMPQLKDSIIIANNILALAPRSPFNQHQFAGGNVFMVNLIKENKEALGITAPDINFDSTLAATYRLLQQKTVGLSIFVDSIATDTLFIKVRVSNKAGHKFPSGYPSRRAVLQLVVTDQNLDTVFQSGTFDSNFEVFNIDPSYEPHYDVIKKSSQVQLYEMIMGDVNNDVTTVLERADHMIKDNRLPPEGFVSTHPDYDTVQIVGDALNDPDFNKTNAVEGSGMDFVHYHIPVNGVNGILNVYAGMYFQSVPPRYLEEMFSYSSSAIDTFKNMYFSADRTPVLLSSTQLQTPFILADANLSGQLNITVKNTLSESGLVQVINNQHLIIGDVNIYDADGTLQSNVSVHDNASSISIRLPANNGMYFLEVLTNQGRYIFKVIRL encoded by the coding sequence ATGCTGTTATCCAGACGCCTTTTTTCAGTGATTGCCATTGGCGCTGTGATAGTACTGAGTTTTGCTGCTGTTAAAAAAAACGATGCGGAATCCTTCCACAGCAAACTGGAAATGTCATACTTTGATGAAGAAGGTGTTCGCTCTCCAATTGACTCAGGCCAGTACTTTCTGGAATCTATTCGTTGTAAAGGATGTCACGGTTACGATACGTTGCAAGTTGCAAATGTTGATTCAAACGGAACCGACATCAATTTATACGATGATTGGCAAACAACCATGATGGCCAATTCCGCAAAAGATCCGTTGTGGCGCGCAAAAGTGAGTCATGAAATTCTTGTAAATCCCGGCCATGCCGGCGAATTGCAAACAAAGTGCACAGCCTGTCACGCGCCATTAGGGCATTTTACTGCAGTATTTCATGGGGCCACAAGCTACACCATCGACGATCTTATGAATGATACACTTGGCCTGGATGGCGTTTCCTGCGGCGGTTGTCATGAAATAGGAACTGAAAATCTCGGTACTGCTTTCTCCGGTGCAATTCCCTATGACACTACTAAAAAAGAATTCGGTCCCTTTCAAAATCCACTCACCGGACCCATGCAATTGTATGAAGGATTTACGCCAACATACAGTACACACATGAGTAAATCGCAGGTCTGTTCATCGTGCCATACGCTCATCACGCATACAGCAGATCTCGAAGGCAACTATACCGGCAACACATTTATTGAGCAAGCCACTTATCATGAATGGCTGAACTCCGCTTTTTCACAGGATAATATTACCTGCCAGTCGTGCCACATGCCACAATTGAAAGATTCTATCATCATTGCCAATAATATTCTTGCGCTCGCCCCACGCTCACCGTTTAACCAGCATCAGTTTGCCGGAGGAAATGTTTTTATGGTAAACCTGATCAAAGAGAATAAAGAAGCCCTCGGAATTACCGCACCGGATATCAATTTTGATTCGACACTGGCCGCAACCTACCGCCTGCTTCAGCAAAAGACAGTTGGATTGTCCATATTTGTTGACAGCATCGCAACCGATACACTATTTATAAAAGTGCGGGTCAGCAATAAAGCAGGTCATAAATTTCCTTCAGGATATCCCAGCCGTCGAGCGGTATTACAGCTGGTAGTAACTGATCAAAACCTGGATACTGTTTTTCAATCCGGCACTTTCGATTCAAATTTTGAAGTGTTCAATATTGATCCTTCCTATGAGCCACACTACGATGTCATAAAAAAATCGTCCCAGGTTCAGTTGTATGAAATGATTATGGGTGATGTAAACAATGATGTTACCACCGTTCTGGAACGCGCAGATCACATGATCAAGGACAATCGCCTGCCACCGGAAGGATTTGTTTCTACCCATCCTGATTATGATACGGTTCAAATAGTTGGCGATGCACTGAATGATCCCGACTTCAATAAAACAAATGCGGTGGAAGGTTCAGGAATGGATTTCGTGCATTATCACATTCCTGTAAATGGCGTAAACGGAATTTTAAATGTTTATGCCGGCATGTATTTTCAAAGTGTTCCGCCACGATATCTCGAAGAAATGTTTTCATACAGCAGCTCAGCTATTGATACATTTAAGAACATGTACTTTTCTGCTGATCGAACACCTGTCCTGCTGTCTTCAACACAATTGCAGACACCTTTTATATTAGCAGATGCAAATCTTTCAGGCCAATTAAACATCACAGTAAAGAATACGCTGAGTGAATCAGGACTTGTTCAGGTGATCAATAATCAGCACCTGATAATTGGTGACGTGAATATCTATGACGCGGATGGAACATTGCAATCAAATGTTTCGGTTCATGATAATGCATCTTCCATTTCCATTCGGTTGCCGGCGAATAACGGTATGTATTTTTTGGAAGTATTGACCAATCAAGGTCGCTATATTTTTAAAGTCATACGGTTATAA
- a CDS encoding CBS domain-containing protein, giving the protein MKVNDILRRKNNQIFAVSPDGTVYDALKLMAEKNLGGVLVMNDDQLVGIFTERDYARKVILLGRASKDTPITEVMTSHVRTITRETEIDECMKMMTEKNIRHLPVLENTKVIGLVSIGDVVKLLIEEQKGIIEHLQSYIAGQ; this is encoded by the coding sequence ATGAAAGTAAATGACATACTCCGCCGTAAGAACAATCAGATTTTTGCCGTTTCACCTGATGGGACTGTTTATGACGCGTTAAAGTTAATGGCAGAAAAGAATCTGGGAGGTGTGCTGGTAATGAATGATGATCAGTTAGTAGGAATTTTCACCGAACGGGATTATGCCCGCAAAGTGATCTTGCTGGGGCGTGCTTCAAAGGATACACCGATTACCGAAGTCATGACTTCACACGTGCGCACTATAACCAGGGAAACGGAGATTGATGAGTGCATGAAAATGATGACTGAAAAAAATATCCGGCACTTGCCGGTTTTGGAAAATACAAAGGTAATCGGCCTCGTCTCGATTGGCGATGTGGTAAAGTTGCTGATTGAAGAACAGAAGGGTATTATTGAACATTTGCAGAGTTATATAGCAGGACAATAA
- a CDS encoding sulfotransferase translates to MPFIFVVGNSRSGTTMMGRILSNHEKVHTFPELHFFEQMWSGKDKDKILSNEESVKLAARLINISAAGYFAKKEPEKYFDEAGKIIHEIPGSECTSLRIFAAVIQHESLKHGKQFPCDQTPQNVFYISEILEAFPDSYFINMVRDPRDVLLSQKRKWKRRFLGGSHATWYETIRAWTNYHPLTISKLWNSAIRARDNVKDRRVMSVQFESLLKDPDKAIESICFFLQLPFSAKLKEVPQVGSSSGMDKKEVKGINSDRAQSWGKGGLSPTEIWFCQRSCAHYMKEFGYEPVKVSANPLSILFYYLIFPVKLGFAFLLNLHRMKNIVETVKKRMR, encoded by the coding sequence ATGCCCTTTATTTTCGTAGTAGGAAACAGCCGAAGCGGTACCACCATGATGGGACGTATCCTCAGCAATCATGAGAAAGTGCACACGTTTCCGGAGCTCCATTTTTTTGAACAAATGTGGTCGGGCAAGGATAAAGACAAAATCTTATCGAATGAAGAAAGTGTAAAGCTTGCTGCGCGCCTGATTAATATTTCTGCTGCGGGTTATTTTGCGAAGAAGGAGCCGGAGAAATATTTTGATGAAGCAGGTAAAATCATCCATGAAATTCCCGGCAGCGAATGCACTTCCTTAAGAATCTTTGCAGCGGTAATTCAGCATGAATCATTAAAACACGGGAAGCAATTTCCATGTGATCAGACACCACAGAACGTGTTTTATATTTCAGAAATACTGGAAGCTTTTCCCGATTCTTATTTCATCAATATGGTGCGTGATCCCAGAGACGTATTGTTATCACAGAAAAGAAAATGGAAGCGGCGTTTTCTCGGTGGCTCTCATGCAACATGGTATGAAACAATCCGCGCATGGACCAACTATCATCCGCTTACCATCAGCAAACTCTGGAATTCGGCCATCCGGGCACGAGATAATGTGAAAGACAGGAGAGTGATGAGTGTTCAGTTTGAATCGCTTTTGAAAGATCCTGATAAGGCAATTGAAAGCATCTGCTTTTTTCTTCAACTTCCATTTTCTGCTAAGCTGAAAGAAGTGCCACAGGTTGGTTCCTCCAGTGGCATGGATAAAAAAGAAGTGAAAGGTATAAATTCAGATCGTGCGCAGAGCTGGGGCAAAGGCGGACTAAGCCCGACAGAGATCTGGTTTTGTCAACGGTCCTGCGCGCATTACATGAAGGAGTTTGGATATGAACCGGTAAAAGTTTCCGCTAATCCTTTGAGCATACTTTTTTATTACCTCATTTTTCCGGTGAAGCTTGGTTTTGCATTTTTGCTGAATCTGCACAGGATGAAGAATATTGTAGAGACGGTAAAAAAGCGGATGAGGTGA